A genomic segment from Neobacillus sp. YX16 encodes:
- a CDS encoding n-acetylglutamate synthase, whose product MIDLNGRSFVSIENTDNGEVSSKTIFDYTQEGHIISATYSGGEIVKGTLIGVIKDDGCLEFRYNHVNNKNEIRGGQCISTPEILPDGRLRLYENWKWLDSEATEGNSIIEEIII is encoded by the coding sequence ATGATAGATCTTAATGGTCGTAGCTTTGTTTCGATTGAAAATACGGATAATGGTGAAGTTTCTTCAAAGACTATTTTTGATTACACACAAGAGGGACATATCATCTCAGCAACTTACAGTGGAGGGGAAATTGTAAAAGGAACATTGATTGGAGTAATAAAGGATGACGGTTGCTTAGAGTTTAGGTATAACCACGTTAACAACAAAAATGAAATTAGAGGTGGACAATGTATATCTACTCCTGAAATCTTACCAGATGGGCGACTTAGGTTATATGAAAATTGGAAATGGCTTGATTCTGAAGCTACTGAGGGAAATTCAATTATTGAGGAAATTATCATTTAA
- a CDS encoding IS110 family transposase, whose protein sequence is MNPVVGLDIAKGESQVQAFLDKKKPYKSSFKVSHTLEGLDILHQFLREIENLTGVKPPIVLEATGHYHTPVVQYFEDRDYLLIIINPLISYRAKSSSLRKVKTDKIDAYHLCELYYKEDLEPYKKRGIHLLNLRNLTRQHENLTEIFVQAKLQFQAVLDQVFPEYKGVFGDLYSVVSLLTLLEYPTSNDVLEAGEETIATRIKENCNSRSRKWAATKAKELISAAAQNPFQKTLYQSHILTLKMYINMLLEYQKHLSAFQAEIDALAKELIEYKIIQSIPGIGEKIAATIISEIGEIVRFNHPKKLVVFAGIDPSIFESGRFKGTVNRITKRGSSRLRRALYLAVKCAIRDCRKKKTTKDIIPRNKRLREFYDKKREEGKPYKVAVIACANKLLQWIYALLKSNSTFQDIA, encoded by the coding sequence ATGAATCCAGTCGTTGGTCTGGATATAGCAAAAGGCGAAAGTCAGGTTCAAGCTTTCTTGGATAAGAAAAAACCTTACAAAAGTAGTTTTAAAGTATCACATACTCTAGAGGGATTAGATATTTTACATCAATTTCTTAGAGAAATTGAGAACTTAACAGGAGTTAAACCTCCAATTGTTCTTGAAGCTACAGGGCATTATCATACTCCCGTTGTTCAGTATTTTGAGGACAGAGATTATTTATTAATTATAATCAATCCTCTTATCTCTTATCGTGCAAAGAGCTCGAGTTTACGGAAAGTAAAAACAGATAAAATCGATGCTTATCATCTCTGTGAATTGTACTATAAAGAGGATTTGGAGCCCTATAAAAAACGAGGAATTCACCTCTTAAACCTTCGTAATCTAACACGCCAACACGAAAACTTAACTGAAATATTTGTACAAGCTAAGCTGCAGTTTCAAGCTGTTCTAGATCAGGTTTTTCCTGAGTATAAAGGTGTTTTTGGGGACTTATATTCAGTTGTTTCTTTACTAACTCTACTAGAATATCCTACATCTAACGATGTCTTAGAAGCTGGTGAAGAAACGATAGCAACTAGAATAAAGGAAAACTGTAATAGTCGTTCTCGTAAGTGGGCGGCTACAAAGGCAAAGGAACTGATATCTGCAGCAGCTCAGAATCCTTTTCAGAAAACCTTATACCAGAGCCATATTTTGACGCTAAAAATGTATATCAATATGCTTTTAGAATACCAAAAGCACCTATCTGCGTTTCAAGCTGAGATAGATGCTTTAGCAAAAGAACTTATAGAATATAAGATTATCCAATCAATCCCTGGTATCGGAGAAAAAATCGCGGCAACGATTATTTCCGAAATTGGTGAGATTGTTCGGTTTAATCACCCTAAAAAACTTGTAGTATTTGCCGGAATTGACCCTAGTATCTTTGAATCAGGAAGGTTCAAAGGAACAGTGAACAGAATAACAAAAAGAGGGTCTAGCAGGCTTAGGCGTGCCTTATATTTAGCCGTTAAATGTGCCATTCGTGATTGTCGAAAAAAGAAAACAACTAAAGATATCATCCCACGCAACAAGAGGTTACGAGAGTTCTATGATAAGAAACGGGAAGAAGGAAAGCCTTATAAAGTAGCTGTAATAGCCTGTGCAAATAAGCTTTTACAATGGATCTATGCACTATTAAAAAGCAACTCAACCTTCCAAGATATAGCTTAA
- a CDS encoding efflux RND transporter permease subunit, with protein sequence MSVFTKWAFQNKAAVSLITVLVLIIGIVSYFRLPMEFLPSADNPQVTIITLGQGTDSKTMENDVTSPIERAVTGIKGKNSVYSTTGDGFSKVDLFFEAGSDMKQAKLDVQEALSNVPLPANISKPIISQLNTSMIPISNIAVTFKDGLTTENLELIKEKIEPLYKDIDGVSQVQTYGLVDPVISVKIDNQKLAQNQISLQSVLGILQGQNTALAIGEKNIDGKTSNIKVIGDLSSLEKLKSLPVAPNVTLEDISSIEETKQSNFLNRFDGKEALSISITKDSHSNAVTISKEIEKVTKEINKKYDSQESTIYVASADMVETSVQTMMKEVLLGALFATIVIMIFLRNIRTTFITIVSIPLSLCFTLFLLSRSGVTLNILTLGGVAVAVGRLVDDSIVVIENIYRKMQTEKFSVQMVIDATKQVGVAITASTLTTVAVFLPMSLLNGGLQEFLLPFALTVTYSLLASLLVALTLVPLMSAGLLKNTKLPEHKPAVRFPKAVKWSLNHKWIVFTISILLFAGSIGAYFVVPKGAVDNSSADFVSATLKYPNETPFETVKEKAIQLENSISEMDEVEYVFNQVGSSADFAQFGQIGSPTEAVISILLKDKDDTDKVLKEIEKKKDDYEDAVLEVSTASFMMGGAGTTITIDVIGEDINQLEQTANNIKEKVSEIDGVEKVTTNQDEKKTVYSLVVDPAKGNTQQIAQQLGVLLNQTPIGSIMLNEKQTTVVLEPLLNTKTEDDLKNISIMTESGMVPVSEVAALKVAESSTSQFHKDGETYLRVIASVDPAKLSEISTKINLEIFGDKKDNKGMDFPEDVEVLVGGASAQQMEDFTDLFLTMLVSIGIVFLIMVITFKSIKAPIAILTSLPLAAIGAILGILISRISVDITALLGALMLIGIVVTNAIVLIDRVRQNEEKMSIREAIVEATATRMRPIMMTAIATICAMIPLLFKASQTGSLVSQSLAVVVIGGLALATLLTLIVIPCVYELLYFKKSKKQRMSESTEQPIQM encoded by the coding sequence ATGTCAGTTTTCACGAAATGGGCTTTTCAGAACAAAGCCGCCGTCTCATTGATAACGGTATTAGTATTAATCATTGGGATTGTTAGTTATTTTAGATTACCCATGGAGTTTTTGCCGTCAGCAGACAATCCGCAAGTAACTATTATTACGCTGGGCCAAGGAACCGATTCAAAAACAATGGAAAATGATGTCACTTCTCCAATCGAGCGGGCGGTTACCGGGATTAAAGGAAAAAACTCGGTTTATTCCACAACGGGAGACGGCTTTTCAAAGGTTGATTTATTTTTTGAAGCTGGTTCCGATATGAAACAGGCTAAATTAGATGTTCAAGAGGCTTTATCGAATGTGCCATTACCAGCTAACATATCAAAGCCAATTATTTCGCAGCTAAATACCTCCATGATTCCCATATCCAACATCGCGGTAACCTTTAAAGATGGCCTCACCACAGAAAACCTAGAATTAATAAAAGAAAAAATTGAACCACTGTACAAAGATATTGACGGTGTTTCCCAGGTTCAAACTTATGGTTTGGTTGATCCTGTTATCTCAGTAAAGATTGACAATCAAAAGTTAGCACAAAACCAGATATCTCTTCAGAGTGTACTGGGAATTCTTCAAGGCCAAAACACCGCTCTTGCCATCGGTGAAAAGAATATTGACGGAAAAACAAGCAATATTAAGGTGATTGGCGACTTATCGAGTCTCGAAAAACTAAAAAGCCTGCCAGTCGCTCCAAATGTAACGCTTGAGGATATCTCCTCAATTGAGGAAACAAAACAATCCAATTTTCTTAACCGTTTTGACGGAAAGGAAGCATTAAGCATCAGTATTACGAAGGACAGCCATTCAAATGCAGTAACCATAAGTAAAGAAATCGAAAAAGTAACAAAGGAAATTAACAAAAAATACGATTCACAAGAATCTACGATCTATGTCGCCTCAGCTGATATGGTTGAAACATCGGTTCAAACGATGATGAAAGAAGTCCTTCTTGGCGCATTATTTGCTACTATTGTGATTATGATATTTTTACGGAATATCCGAACAACGTTTATTACGATTGTTTCCATCCCGCTATCCCTATGTTTTACCTTGTTCTTACTGTCACGTTCCGGGGTAACGTTAAATATCTTAACCCTCGGCGGAGTTGCGGTTGCCGTTGGGCGGCTTGTGGACGACAGTATCGTGGTCATTGAAAATATTTACCGTAAAATGCAAACAGAGAAATTCTCCGTTCAAATGGTGATTGATGCAACGAAACAAGTGGGTGTTGCGATTACGGCCTCTACGTTAACAACGGTCGCGGTTTTCTTGCCAATGAGTTTATTAAATGGAGGACTTCAAGAATTTCTCTTACCATTTGCCTTAACGGTTACCTATTCCCTTCTCGCCTCGCTTTTGGTTGCATTAACCTTGGTACCGTTGATGAGTGCAGGATTGTTGAAAAATACCAAACTTCCGGAACATAAACCCGCAGTGCGCTTTCCAAAAGCGGTCAAATGGTCTTTGAATCATAAATGGATTGTGTTTACGATTTCTATCCTTTTGTTTGCTGGATCGATTGGTGCTTATTTTGTTGTACCGAAGGGTGCCGTTGACAATTCTTCTGCCGACTTTGTTTCAGCGACCTTGAAATATCCAAATGAAACACCTTTTGAAACGGTCAAAGAAAAGGCAATACAGCTTGAAAATTCGATCTCTGAAATGGATGAAGTTGAATATGTTTTTAACCAAGTCGGGTCTTCAGCTGATTTCGCTCAATTTGGCCAAATCGGTTCCCCAACCGAGGCGGTCATCAGCATACTATTAAAAGATAAAGATGATACAGATAAGGTTTTAAAAGAAATTGAAAAGAAAAAAGACGACTATGAGGATGCTGTATTAGAAGTTTCCACTGCTTCGTTTATGATGGGGGGAGCTGGCACCACGATTACGATCGATGTGATTGGTGAGGATATCAATCAGCTGGAACAAACCGCAAACAATATTAAAGAAAAAGTATCGGAAATTGACGGTGTTGAAAAGGTAACAACGAATCAGGATGAAAAGAAAACTGTCTACTCTTTAGTAGTAGATCCTGCAAAAGGCAATACACAGCAAATTGCACAGCAGCTCGGTGTCTTGTTAAATCAAACACCAATTGGTTCGATTATGTTAAATGAAAAACAAACGACCGTTGTTCTTGAACCTTTACTTAACACAAAAACAGAAGACGACTTGAAAAATATTTCCATTATGACCGAAAGTGGAATGGTTCCCGTTTCTGAGGTGGCAGCCTTAAAAGTGGCTGAGAGCTCAACCAGCCAATTCCATAAAGATGGAGAAACCTACCTTCGTGTCATAGCGTCCGTCGATCCTGCTAAGCTCTCTGAAATTTCAACCAAGATTAATTTAGAAATATTCGGTGACAAAAAAGATAATAAAGGAATGGATTTCCCAGAAGATGTAGAAGTTCTTGTTGGTGGAGCAAGTGCCCAGCAAATGGAGGATTTTACGGACCTTTTCTTAACAATGCTTGTTTCCATCGGAATTGTGTTCTTAATTATGGTCATTACATTTAAGTCGATTAAAGCGCCAATTGCGATCTTAACGTCCCTCCCTCTAGCAGCCATCGGTGCGATTTTAGGAATCTTAATCAGCCGGATTTCCGTTGATATCACCGCCCTGCTTGGAGCGCTTATGCTGATAGGAATTGTTGTAACCAATGCGATTGTTTTAATTGATCGTGTTAGACAAAATGAAGAAAAAATGAGTATTCGCGAAGCGATTGTGGAAGCGACGGCTACCAGAATGAGGCCGATTATGATGACTGCCATCGCAACGATATGTGCGATGATTCCACTCTTGTTTAAAGCATCTCAGACCGGAAGCTTGGTATCTCAAAGCTTGGCCGTTGTCGTGATTGGCGGGCTGGCGCTTGCTACCCTATTGACGTTGATCGTCATCCCATGTGTGTATGAATTATTGTATTTTAAAAAATCAAAGAAACAAAGAATGTCAGAATCAACAGAACAACCTATTCAAATGTAG
- a CDS encoding aldehyde dehydrogenase: MTNVQTGVREVGLFINGEYVKASNGATFEVKNPATQEIIAKVSEASQEDVDRACRIARDAFENGPWRTMTVAERCAKLRRMSEIILERKEEIARLDATDVGKPYHSTVHHEVPRAANNIKFFADFMEQQGGEVYPMGEEYLNYTRYEPVGVAALITPWNVPFMLTTWKLGPCLAAGNTAVIKPAEMTPLSVSLLGEIAKEAGIPDGVVNVVHGLGGVVGTALTTHQEVDLVSFTGSTATGKRIMKSGADTLKKVSFELGGKAANIVFEDANLDKAIPVSIHAAFMNSGQVCLAGSRILVQRTILDEFIEKFKKAATELKVGDPQNVETKMGPVVSEEHYKKVTSYLEIAKEENATLICGGKRPDLPDYLQNGYYLEPTVYLQENPKSRICQEEIFGPIVTIIPFDTEEEALRIANDTEYGLNGVVWTENLQRAHRISHSVRAGTIWVNCWFVRDLRAPFGGFKKSGVGREGGHYSMEFFTEAKNICIALK; the protein is encoded by the coding sequence ATGACAAACGTACAAACCGGAGTTAGAGAAGTGGGTCTTTTTATAAATGGGGAATATGTAAAAGCAAGCAATGGTGCTACTTTTGAAGTGAAAAATCCTGCAACTCAGGAGATCATTGCGAAGGTCAGTGAAGCCTCACAAGAAGATGTGGATCGTGCTTGCCGTATAGCACGGGATGCTTTTGAAAATGGCCCGTGGAGAACGATGACAGTAGCGGAGCGCTGTGCAAAGCTTCGTCGTATGTCTGAAATCATTCTTGAGCGAAAAGAAGAAATCGCTCGCTTAGATGCGACCGATGTAGGAAAACCATATCATTCAACGGTCCACCATGAGGTTCCACGCGCTGCCAACAATATCAAATTCTTTGCCGACTTCATGGAGCAGCAAGGCGGAGAAGTGTATCCAATGGGTGAAGAGTATTTAAACTATACTCGCTACGAACCGGTTGGAGTAGCTGCACTCATTACCCCTTGGAATGTTCCTTTTATGCTGACCACTTGGAAACTTGGTCCTTGTCTTGCTGCTGGAAACACAGCTGTTATTAAACCAGCTGAAATGACTCCGCTGTCTGTTTCACTTCTTGGAGAGATTGCGAAGGAAGCAGGAATTCCAGATGGTGTTGTCAATGTGGTACATGGTCTGGGAGGAGTGGTTGGAACGGCGCTGACAACCCATCAGGAAGTAGATCTTGTTTCCTTCACGGGCTCGACAGCTACAGGCAAGAGAATTATGAAAAGCGGCGCCGACACGTTAAAGAAAGTTTCTTTTGAATTAGGCGGAAAAGCAGCGAATATCGTGTTCGAAGATGCCAATCTTGATAAAGCAATTCCTGTCTCAATTCATGCAGCGTTCATGAATTCTGGGCAAGTCTGTCTAGCAGGATCAAGAATCTTGGTGCAACGCACGATTTTAGATGAGTTTATTGAAAAATTTAAGAAAGCTGCAACAGAACTAAAAGTCGGCGATCCACAAAATGTAGAAACCAAAATGGGTCCAGTGGTAAGTGAAGAGCATTATAAAAAGGTAACCAGTTATCTTGAGATTGCCAAAGAAGAAAATGCCACGTTAATTTGTGGTGGAAAGCGTCCAGACTTACCGGATTATTTACAAAATGGCTACTATTTAGAGCCTACCGTTTATCTTCAAGAAAATCCTAAGTCCCGTATTTGCCAAGAGGAAATCTTTGGACCAATCGTGACAATTATTCCATTTGATACCGAAGAAGAAGCCCTTCGTATTGCCAATGATACAGAATATGGGTTGAACGGTGTCGTTTGGACAGAAAATCTCCAGCGTGCTCACCGGATTTCACATTCCGTACGTGCGGGTACGATTTGGGTAAACTGCTGGTTTGTTCGTGATCTCCGTGCTCCATTCGGCGGCTTTAAAAAGAGCGGTGTCGGACGTGAAGGCGGCCATTACAGCATGGAATTTTTCACAGAAGCGAAAAATATTTGCATCGCATTAAAATAA
- a CDS encoding GNAT family N-acetyltransferase, whose product MNLDFVEGFNIKIATNEDSSNIIKMLKQIALWMKDNEINQWSFLLDGGDDEEIEQAISNQETYIVLKDNDIVATFTLLSKQSEWDRDIWGDDISSKSLYLHRLAIIPTFMKKGMGRSILTWIQNNVSDQEYLKLDCVADNIKLNSFYKDNKFELVGLTDGHSKYQMCIKKN is encoded by the coding sequence ATGAACTTGGATTTCGTTGAAGGTTTTAATATAAAAATTGCTACGAATGAGGATAGTAGTAATATTATTAAAATGTTAAAACAGATAGCTCTATGGATGAAAGATAATGAAATAAACCAATGGAGTTTTCTATTAGATGGTGGTGATGATGAAGAGATTGAACAAGCCATATCTAATCAAGAAACGTATATTGTTTTGAAAGATAACGATATTGTGGCTACATTTACACTTTTATCTAAACAAAGTGAATGGGATAGGGATATTTGGGGAGACGATATTTCCTCTAAATCGCTTTACTTACATAGACTTGCAATTATTCCTACATTTATGAAGAAAGGTATGGGTAGAAGTATTCTGACTTGGATACAGAACAATGTAAGTGATCAAGAATATCTTAAATTAGATTGTGTTGCGGATAATATAAAGTTAAATAGCTTTTATAAGGATAATAAATTTGAACTTGTTGGTTTAACAGATGGACACAGTAAATATCAAATGTGTATAAAAAAGAATTAA
- a CDS encoding DinB family protein, whose translation MVHAKEVLSDQLLANANDPSWYLPFSDSVERLSEEHAFWKPNEESKSIAEIVQHLLYWNQTWQTRYQKSHVDAVPSIGNNNNSFIIPENHTFADLKKQLLEVLLRWQELLSEEKVESEVNGFPGHVKWWAILGNVATHNAYHIGQIIYIRKLQNSWKIDAGKDE comes from the coding sequence ATGGTTCATGCAAAAGAGGTTTTATCGGATCAGTTGTTGGCAAATGCCAATGACCCTAGTTGGTACCTACCATTTTCAGATTCAGTAGAAAGATTGTCTGAGGAACATGCATTTTGGAAGCCAAACGAAGAAAGTAAGAGTATTGCTGAAATTGTGCAACATCTACTATATTGGAATCAAACATGGCAAACAAGGTACCAAAAATCTCACGTTGATGCTGTGCCTTCCATAGGAAATAATAATAACAGCTTTATTATTCCTGAAAATCATACTTTTGCTGACTTAAAGAAACAACTTTTAGAGGTGCTTTTACGTTGGCAAGAGTTATTATCTGAAGAAAAAGTTGAGAGTGAAGTTAATGGTTTTCCTGGACACGTGAAATGGTGGGCAATACTCGGAAATGTGGCAACTCATAACGCATATCACATTGGTCAGATCATTTATATCCGGAAGTTGCAAAATAGCTGGAAAATAGATGCAGGAAAAGATGAATAA
- a CDS encoding GyrI-like domain-containing protein produces MSFMMVKKEFKLVGLKGSGEFVNFGNEVPLLAKQLLSRSNEILNPTETEIALFEPKKDEKHRIGHYYVGLIVSEKLNEVPTGMEYIKTNKSYITTRGNISNLGELHLNLLNWAEEQGYQRDLDSYIIETYHPMGEGDEEVQIYLPIQG; encoded by the coding sequence ATGTCGTTTATGATGGTAAAAAAAGAATTTAAACTTGTTGGATTAAAAGGTAGTGGGGAGTTTGTTAACTTTGGTAATGAAGTACCCTTGCTTGCAAAGCAACTATTAAGTCGCTCAAACGAAATCCTAAATCCAACAGAGACCGAAATAGCATTATTTGAGCCTAAAAAGGATGAGAAGCATAGGATTGGTCATTATTATGTAGGATTAATTGTGAGTGAGAAATTAAATGAAGTGCCAACAGGAATGGAGTATATTAAAACGAATAAAAGTTACATAACTACAAGAGGGAATATATCTAATTTGGGAGAACTTCATTTGAATTTATTGAATTGGGCAGAAGAACAAGGTTATCAAAGAGATTTAGATTCTTATATTATCGAGACATATCACCCTATGGGGGAAGGAGATGAAGAAGTACAGATTTATTTACCAATTCAAGGTTAA